The Anomaloglossus baeobatrachus isolate aAnoBae1 chromosome 4, aAnoBae1.hap1, whole genome shotgun sequence genome contains the following window.
CTAAATGGtgtttcactaaaaaaaaaaaaactacatggaaTTGTTTGGTGTTTGTTGCCTCTCAAAAAGTCACACAAAATGACAGCAGAAATCCacagctcatcctgcaaaaaatctgCACTCGTACGGTTCTACCGGAGGAAAATCGTGACCCctggctacatgcacacgctgcagtttttgttgcgttttttttttttttgtgcagttttgttgCCAGAAAGATCTCACTTTTGacttctatgagaagtcagatttgtcatccgCATGTTACAGTTTTTTGTCTGCAATTTATTTGTCATGAACTTCTAATAAACTGCAGCGTGTTCTATCTCTTGCGTTTTTGGCTGCTTTTactgaaaaaaatgcaccaaaactacaGCATcattacaagcttttttttttttcatacatgtCTGGGACAAGGTGCCGTTTTATTGCAGTTTTGTTGTGATAACAAAACTGCAGCATCCACatgtagccttaggcgggctttgcacgttgcgacatcgcaagccggtgctgcgatgtcgcacgcgatagtccccgcccccgtcgcaggtacgatatcgtgtgatagctggcgtagcgaaaattattgctacgccagcttcacacgcactcacccaccctgcgaccgtcgctctggccgtcgccctgcctcctccctaagggggcgggtcatgcggcgtcatagcgacgtcacacggcaggcgaccaatagcggcggaggggcggagatgagcccacctccttccttccgtagagccgccggcggcaggtaaggtgaagttcctcgctcctgcggcgtaacacacagcgatgtgtgctgccgcaggaacgaggaacagcatcgtaccatcgctgcagcaaaattatggaaaagtcggagcttgcaacgatgatacatgtaaacatcctgcccacctccttccttccgcatatcctacggaagccgcagtgacgccggtaggagatgttcctcgctcctgcggcttcacacacagcgatgtgtgcagccgcaggagcgaggaacaacatcggaccgtcgctgcagcataattatggattacgccgacgctgcagcgatgatacgattacgacgattttgtgctcgttaatcgtatcatctaggctttacacactacgatgtcgcatgcgatgccggaagtacgtcactttcaatttgaccccaccgacatcgcacctgcgatgtcgtagtgtgcaaagccgcccttaggctgtgttcacacgctgcatttttgcatatttttttcagGAGTTTTATATAAATTAAAAGCTGTTTTTCAAAGTAGAACCAAAATTTGAGATTTCAGAAAATTCATACAAAAATGCTGccaaaaaacacaatataaagcGCAGCAAGAAAAAACTcagacaaaaaaacacaacaaaaacccacacaaaacacataaaaaaagtgCAGCAATAAATTCCACAGCAAAAATGTagccaaaaaacacaacaaacagtgCAGCTAAAACTAAACGCAGCAAAAACCCAGCCAAAAAGCACAAAgtgcagcaaaaaaacaaaacaaacaaaaacgcagcaaaaacaaaagatgcatttaaaaaaaaacgcaGCCAATACCACAGCaaaagtgcagcaaaaaaaaattcaaccaacaAGACAACAAAAAGCACAACAAAATAAGCAGCAAAAAcacaggaacaaaaacaaaaaaagcacagcaaagaaacgcagccaaaaaaacaaTAGAaagggcagcaaaaaaaaaaaatgcagtataaAAACACAATGAAAGGTGCagcaaaaaaatgtagcaaaaatgcagcaaaaaaacccaaaaaacacaacaaagagtgcagcccaaaaaaaaccccacagcaaAATGCAgacaaaatccacaacaaaaaGTGCAGCAAAGAAAAGAAAAAGCAGCATAAAAACCACAACAAAAAGTTCAGCTCAAAaataaacgcagcaaaaacgtagcCAAAACCCAACAAAtagtgcagcaaaaaaacgcagccaATAAAACACGGCAAAAAGCgtagcaaaaaaatgcagcataaaaacacaacaaaaagtgcagcaaaaatgcagccaaaaagcaCAACACATAAAGCGCAGCTCAAAAAATAAATGCAGCAAACAtgtagcaaaaaaacaaacaaaagcgcagcaaaaaaagcagcaaaaacttagccaaaaaacgcagcaaaaagtgcagcaaaaaaaaatgcagcataaaaacacaacaaaaagtgcagcaaaaatgcagccaaaaagcaCAACTCACAAAGCGCAGctcaaaaaaaaatgcagcaaacatgtagcaaaaaaacaaacaaaagcgcagcaaaaaaagcagcaaaaacttagccaaaaaacgcagcaaaaagtgcagcaaaaaaaaatgcagcataaaaacacaacaaacagtgcagcaaaaatgcagcctaAAAGCACAACACACAAAGCGCAGCTCAAAAAATAAATGCAGCAAACAtgtagcaaaaaaacaaacaaaagtgcagcaaaaaaagcagcaaaaacttagccaaaaaacgcagcaaaaagtgcagcaaaaaaaaatgcagcataaaaacacaacaaaaagtGCAGCAAAAGTGCAGCCAAAAAGCACAACACACAAAGCGCAGCTCAAAAATTAAATGCAGCAAACATGTagccaaaaaacaaacaaaagcgcagcaaaaaaagcagcaaaaacttagccaaaaaacgcagcaaaaagtgcagcaaaaaatgcagcataaaaacacaacaaaaagtgcagcaaaaatgcagccaaaaagcaCAACAGACAAAGCGCAGCTGAAAAAATAAACACAGCAAAAATGTagccaaaaaacaaacaaaagtgcagcaaaaaaagcaaaaaaacgtagccaaaaaaatgcagcataaaaaaacaacgaaaagtgcagtaaaaaaaaagcttcaaaaagcagcaaaaatattagcaaaaaaacagcaaaacttGATTTTTGGAACTACCAACCAAGAGAGAATGTTTTACTGCAGGAAAAAATGAAATATGTGAACAGATCCTTATGGCTTTCAGGGAAAATTGACCCAAAAACATTTAGTTTTCCAAAGTTTTAATTGTACAAGTGTAATAAATCTGTATAACATTGGTATCACTTCATTTGTCTTCTCCCCCAGACGTAACACTTTATTTATTCAGCGCATGAATAGCAGAAAGTGCAAAAAAAGTGACAAGTGTTTGGTTTAAATTCCTTCTCAGAAAATTAATAAAAATTCAAGTGCTTCAAACCTCAAAATGGCGCCAATACAACAAAAATTCTCCTTTCACTGTCACCAACAAATAAAAAAGTCATGCCTTCTGGAACGTGacgatgaaaaagtaaaaaaaaaatgtggtcaaaATTGCGCCAAAAGGGACTTTTAAGGCCAGACTCCACCAGGGGCTTTTTTGGACTTGGTTTTGTTGCGCCCCCACCATTATGGCCCCActgcctgcattttttttttagcccTCTGACCGGACAGAGGTTTTTTCGggatctgcttccaagaagtgaaaTGGATTTAGGATCTGTTcacatggagatttttttttttttttactgtttttttgaaGCAGAAACTTTTAAAAACCCACAAGGTTTGATTGTAGATTTGAAGAATTTTTCATCCAAAAACTCAACAAAAACCCTTAATTTTCTCAGCCATTTTTCCAACCctgaaaaaaaaaggttaaaaaaacatGTGAACTGCAAAATGGGTTTCCcgtataaattaataatttttttaaattgaTGTTTAAGGAAGATTTTGAAGAGGATCCGCTACATAAAAATCCATAGAAATAAACCCTCACTTTTTCTGATGTCCTTTTTCCAAGTATATGCATAGGACGTCTTATTCAGATGAGTCCGCCCTGACACCGGCCCGAAAAAGTGCTCAAAGAATCACTCCCTGTTCACTCATCACCCCCTGTTCACATGCTCAGGTTTTTGAGCTTTTTAACTTCTCCAGTTTTCAGGAGATGCGAAGAGGCTAAAAGCAGTGACCAGTCCGTTAAGGTATCTTCTGCCCAGAAGATGCCCAGTGGCTAAAAAAGCAGTAACTGGTCCATTATGGGAGATTTTGGTGATtatggccgtttcacacatccggcattttgccggattacCGGATCTGGCACACTCAAGTACAGTgcgatactgtacaatggcatcgcggcaagctccggtcacatgacagcatgtgatccggcacactatactggagtgtgccggatccggtaatCCGGTTTCACACATtcttcttttcgccggtttggagGATGCAGCgaactcccgtacagtgtatacagtacaatgacagtgcTGTAACTTTTGGGTCACATGCTCCAGgcgcatgacagcatgtgaccggcactttttgcgctgccactgtactgtatacactgtactggcgtgcgccgcatccgccaaaccggcgaaaagccagatgtgtgaaactgggctaatccggcaaaatgccggatgtatgAAACggccctaaggctagtttcacacttgtgctaTTTtgccgcaaacggaatccgtcactaatgtagtacagttcatttatttacagtggaagcgtgttACTAtgccgcgtgtgtgtgtcatgcagtacccgcttgtgtccacacgatgtcgcgcttccactgtaaataaatgaactgtactacattagtgatggattccgtttgcgtcaaaatagcgcaagtgtgaaactagcctaaccatTTCTATCCTGACCTGTCAATCACTTCCGACCTCCACCTTGGTTTCCACTGCTGATAGAAGAGTTCAGCTGAGGGTAATGGGGTGGAGTAATGGTGGTGTGATGAGGAGGGTATAAAGCTCTGCTCCCTCTAACTTCTCCTTGTGTGTTTTCCTCTGCAGTCAGGATGGAGCTCTTAGTCAGATGGAGTTGGCTAGTAGTAGTTCTCCTCTGTGAACCAGGGTTTAGTAACTCTTCGGCTAGACACAGGCGCCAGTCAGATGCTCGGAGTAGAAATTATCCACCTGGGTGGGGATCTTCTAGAGGACTTGGACAATTTGGATCTTCTAGAGGGGTTGGACTACCTGTGCCTGGAGTGGGCTCTCCTAGAGGAAACCCTTGGTCTCAGTCGGTGTCTGGTTTGGGGGCTCTGAGAGGTGCTCAGTCTGCCCCTAGATGGGATGGCAGGTATAATGGAAGAGACAATCTGCGGGACCTTTCTCATGCTCCATCCTCTGTTAGTGTTCAGTGTGGTGAGGACAGGATGCTGGTGACTGTGAACCGAGACTTCTATGGGAATGGTAAGCTGGTGAAGCCCTCAGACCTGACCCTGGGCTCCTGCAGGCCTGGACAGCAGACAACAGATACTGTGGTGGTGTTTGACAATGGCCTTCAAGAATGTGGGAATGATTTAGAGGTGAGTGCTCAAAAAAAGTCTTAGTAGTTTTGACCTTCTGTTCCACCATGTCACCAACTGTGATAACTTGACAAATCTTGTCTTGAGGCCTGTTGTAAAGTTGGCTTGTGCACATTTAGCTTATGTTGAATAAACCAATCTGGAGCAACAGAACCTTCTGATTTTCATGTGGCTGGTCTCAGACTTTATTTCCTCCTGGGCTttactactgtgtgtgtgtgtgtgtgtgtgtgtgtgtgtgtgtgcgtggtttttttttttttttttttttttgtttcactagAAAGGCTTAAGGCCTCTGAGTCTAGTATGCTAATTTTGGTCCTGTTCCCaaagtgggggggggggaagtaATTGTAACTCTTATCTTCTAGATGACCCCAGACTGGCTGATCTATAGCTCCACACTGCGCTATGCTCCTACTTCCtccagtaatgtccccatcatccGATCCAACTCCGCTGTGGTTCCAGTCCAATGTTTCTACCCAAGGTATGGCTATGGGTAACGTGGGCCTGAAGGTAGTTTCTCTCTGAGGCTGGATCTAGATGGTGCAGCTGAACTCATAGAGATCAACCATGATGACATATGGTGGTCAAGCTTATGGGCTACCTTGGGTAAATGTGCTTCACTTGCAACTTCTGGTCTCTAGTTACTGTGGCAATCAATAGAACATATGCAGGCATTTTTAACTGGTACAAGGGGTGCAAAGGCTGCTGGGACCATATATCAAAGTATTACTGCCCACACACCACTTAATCAGTCTTCAAGAACAACATTGGCACAATCAACTTGCACCTTAGTTTCCCGACACTTATCAGGCAAAATGCACATGGACCACAAATGGTGGTCTGTAGCCTTCCAGTTTTCATACTGATCCCTCCAATGAGCCAAAATCTGGTGACCAAGGTCTTGGTTTATGACTATTCTTGCACATTGGTGCCACAGCAGAGGAAGAAACATTCTCTGGTGGCACCACATGTCTGACTTGGCAGTTTCTCCAGTCAACACTGGCTCCCCTCAACCTTACATCCTAAGGTCTTTTTCGCCATGCCAGACTTATTACAAGAATAgaatagaatttttttatttttttttttttgtctagacATGGTAATGTGAGCAGTAATGCCATCAAGCCAACGTGGATTCCATTCAGCACCACAGTGACCTCAGAAGAGAGGCTGGCTTTCTCCTTGCAGCTCATGACTGGTAAGAATATTTCCAACAGGTTAATGGTGCTAAATCTCACTCTGCTAATCCATTGTCTTCTCTTTAGCTGACTTTAGTGCCCCCAGTTCAATCCTGGTCTTCCGTTTGGGCGAGATATTGTACATAGAAGCCTCCTTGGACATTCAAAACCACGTGCCAATGATCCTGTTCGTTGACCGTTGTGTGGCCACAATATCTCCAGATATGGACTCTAGACCCAGTTATGAACTAATCTCCAACAATGGGTGAGTTACAACCATCAATACTGTAAAATACTCAAAGGAGCCAAATAGCAACCACTGACTTGTTCTACAGGTGCTTGATGGACAGTATGGAAGAAGATTCCTCCTCAGTCTTTGTTTCACCGAGACCTCAAGCCAACAAGCTCCAATTCATGGTTGATGCCTTCAGGTTCACTGACAGTGCTGCTTCTACGGTGAGGACTTCTACCTGCACCAAGCTGGGCCTCCAATTGTTGCCAAAAAATTGGTTGGATTGATGACCATGTCTGAACATGCCCTTAATCTGTTAACCATATTTTGAAAGGCTGTAACTTAGTAGTGGTAATGGTATCATAAGACAGATATATCCTCTGGTAATGTTTCTAGATCTACATCACCTGTACCCTGAGAGCTGCGGAGATTAACCAGACCCCTGATCCAATGAACAAGGCTTGCTCCTACAACAAGGCATCTCGGAGGTAAGACTCCAACAACCAGTTGTATAATCACTGCCCTAAAATATGGTGGCAGATCATTCATTGGTTGGGACACTTGGTTGACTCTCCCTCAATATTTTAGTTGGTCACCTGTAGAAGGATCTAGTGGGATCTGCCAGTGCTGCTCCACCAGGAACTGTGCCACTGCTGGCGGCCAGAGAACACaatggggatcgaattttggaaGGCAAAGAGGATTTGGGAAACGAGATATTGGTGAGTCCTCTGCAAGTCTAAAGTAATTTTAGACCCATATCAGCCTTCTGTAGTTTCATGGCAGCTTCAGATAATGCCTAAATCAAATTTAGTCACTATATTGAGTGTACAGATGCCACTATTAGCCCTGCTTTGGGATCTCTGACGGAGTGCCACCACTTAAGCCATCCTCAGACTGTTCTAAAAACTAGAAGTCTGTCAGTAGCTAACATAATTGTTTCTAGAAGTTGTCCTACGTGCCTCTAAATTGAATGTTGAGCTTCCTTGAACTTGATATTCTACAACTTCTACTTCTACCACCAGGTTCTTTTCTAGAAAAGCACAGCATGGCCACCCTGGGTCCTATTCTGGTGACTGGATCCAGGACTAACCAGGTTACCGGAGCAGGAACCCTCCAAGCTTCCCGGATGGGTGAAGGACCTGAACCTCTACAGTTGTGGCTGCTGGTGGCCATTGGCTCTGTCACCTCAGTAGTTGTTGCTGTAGCTTTTACGGTGGCTGGAACATGTCTTTTGAAAAGATTTTCCCACAAGGAATCTGTGTAGAAATAAACCATATTGAGTAATCATTGTTTTCAAGTTCTTCAATTTATCAAGTGGAATGTACGCTCTagggcaggggtcaggaacctatgGCTCTTGAGCCAGATGTGGTTCCTCTTGATGGCAGCATCTGGCTGGCAGGGGAGAGGCAGCTGtgctgccccgtgctcggctgcaaccgagccactcgggtccggaccttcagtgggtggctcgagtgtctccagacccaggggtcctgcggtcactccgaccaaaaaggagTTGGCTGTTTGGggacgtaggtttacggccggagccatgttaagttcgtgacaccacccacgggatgtggtgcagcggtggtgtccaccttcagttacggggcacccgggggagacagtatgcagcaagttgttaaccccccccccctctgtgggcagggatgttgGCCCCGGGATCCATTGGGGGtgatttttggcggtgcagggagatggaaggcactggtgtattcactatTAGAattaaacactcgagtctctggtaaaccaagatgatggtcgtCGGTGCccattcttctccccccccccctcgttggggtgttgtcttctatgagggactttgggtgggaagggacctaaagtccagaccgcaatcagttaattgagtccagtagtttctagaccttgtttcagggtctgagtaccccctcttgtgctccagtGTCCGAGTCTGTTCCCCAGGTCGGTGCCGGTGGGTCACTACCCTGTTCCGTTCCACCAAgcagtcttcctggctcctgcagacagaggcctccgcatGCCTCCTAGctagaggtgcctgggctccaaccctgtcagtctgtcacaggcctgacctactccacttcacttcactctcaAAACTGCAC
Protein-coding sequences here:
- the LOC142302139 gene encoding zona pellucida sperm-binding protein 3-like, with the protein product MELLVRWSWLVVVLLCEPGFSNSSARHRRQSDARSRNYPPGWGSSRGLGQFGSSRGVGLPVPGVGSPRGNPWSQSVSGLGALRGAQSAPRWDGRYNGRDNLRDLSHAPSSVSVQCGEDRMLVTVNRDFYGNGKLVKPSDLTLGSCRPGQQTTDTVVVFDNGLQECGNDLEMTPDWLIYSSTLRYAPTSSSNVPIIRSNSAVVPVQCFYPRHGNVSSNAIKPTWIPFSTTVTSEERLAFSLQLMTADFSAPSSILVFRLGEILYIEASLDIQNHVPMILFVDRCVATISPDMDSRPSYELISNNGCLMDSMEEDSSSVFVSPRPQANKLQFMVDAFRFTDSAASTIYITCTLRAAEINQTPDPMNKACSYNKASRSWSPVEGSSGICQCCSTRNCATAGGQRTQWGSNFGRQRGFGKRDIGSFLEKHSMATLGPILVTGSRTNQVTGAGTLQASRMGEGPEPLQLWLLVAIGSVTSVVVAVAFTVAGTCLLKRFSHKESV